Genomic segment of Desulfovermiculus halophilus DSM 18834:
AGATCAGGTCCTGGAATCGGCCAGACTGGTGGTCATCAAGGTGGGCAGTGCAGTGCTCACCTCGGAGCAGGGACTGGATCTGCGGGTGGTCAATCGTCTGGCAGACCAGATCGCCGCCTTGCACGATCAGGGCCGGGACGTCATCCTGGTTTCTTCTGGAGCTGTTGCCGCGGGGCGTGGGTTTTTGTTCACTGCCGGAGAGCAATTGTCCCTTCCGGAAAAGCAGGCAGCTGCGGCAGTCGGGCAGAGCCGTCTGATGCACAGCTACGACGAGGCCTTTGAGCGCTACAACAAGGTCACGGCCCAGATACTGCTCACCCGGGACGATCTGCGCAGCAGGCATCGTTTTCTCAACGCCAGGAATACCTTTGCCACCTTGCTGGAAAGCGGTGTCATTCCGGTGGTCAACGAAAACGACACCGTGGTGGTCCGGGAGCTCAAGTTCGGAGACAACGATCTCCTGGCCAGCCTGCTTTTGAACGTGGTCAAGGCGGATCTGTTCATTAGCTTGACCACAGCCGACGGGGTCTACTCCGGGAACCCGGAGCTGGATGCCGATGCAGAGAAGTATGCGTGCATTCAGGACATTAAGGACGTTGACATTCGGGCCACGTGTCAGGGCTCGACCAACTCAGGATCCGGAGGCATGCACAGCAAGCTCCTCTCGGCCAGGCGGGCCTCACAGCTTGGGGTGCCCACCCTGATAGTGTCCGGAAAGGTGCCGTTTGTATTGGAAAAGGTCTTTGCCGGACACGAGCTGGGAACCTGGGTCATGCCTGAAGAGCGGGCCATTCCCAGGCGCAAGTATTGGCTGGCCTACAATCTGGATCCGTTGGGCGAGGTGATCGTGGATGCCGGGGCCAGGGATGCCCTGATCATGGGGGGGAAAAGCCTGTTGCCCATCGGGGTCCAGGCTGTCCAGGGCTG
This window contains:
- the proB gene encoding glutamate 5-kinase → MDWIRWRDQVLESARLVVIKVGSAVLTSEQGLDLRVVNRLADQIAALHDQGRDVILVSSGAVAAGRGFLFTAGEQLSLPEKQAAAAVGQSRLMHSYDEAFERYNKVTAQILLTRDDLRSRHRFLNARNTFATLLESGVIPVVNENDTVVVRELKFGDNDLLASLLLNVVKADLFISLTTADGVYSGNPELDADAEKYACIQDIKDVDIRATCQGSTNSGSGGMHSKLLSARRASQLGVPTLIVSGKVPFVLEKVFAGHELGTWVMPEERAIPRRKYWLAYNLDPLGEVIVDAGARDALIMGGKSLLPIGVQAVQGCFEPGDLIRIVDPNGRELGLGLCNFSSEELTKICGCKSSDIDAILNTRIRHREAVHRDNLLLDAAH